The window AACATTTATCGGGTTGCCTCATTGGGCAGGGAAGTGGAATTACACGCTTTGAGTTTCATGCCTTTGGCGGTCAAGTGAGTTTGAGCGTGTGACAAAGTTCTTAGAAACCGGTTAACAATGCAGTTCTTTGCCAATCAAATCAATCGATTGTGGTAAAACATAACAAACGCTTTAAGACGGATTCGCAACGCTTGGCGGTTTTGGTTTGGTTTGGCTTATGCGTTTACGGTGTAATAATTGAGTGTCGTGGTAGCGTTGCTCACCACTTAAGCGGGCGTTAGTTTGCAAGAGGAAAAACGCAGCTATATCGAAAGTTCTAGCGGTAAAAGCTCAAAGTTGAAATTGTCGTATCGGCGTGTCAGCGCCGATGTCAAAATGACCCACTAACGCCGATTTAAAATTGACCCACCTGAGGCAAACTATCCGTTCGTAAATGGACAAAGCGGCGGATTATGATCAATCAGGAGCAACTAGTGGAAATACATGTTTTACATCAGCAAGGGTGCAGCATCCGCCGTATCGCCAAGGATTTGGGTATCTCAAGGAATACCGTTCGTAACTATCTCCGTGATAGAAGCAAAGCCCCCGTGTACCCCGAGCGTCAATCGCGACCAACTAAACTTCAGCCATACCATGACTACTTGCGTACTCGCATTGACGCAGCAAAACCGTATTGGATACCAGCAACAGTCCTACTTCGTGAATTAAAAGCGCTTGGCTATAAGGGCGGTATAACGATGCTCAAGGAGCACATCAAACAATACAAACCTAGCACGCCTATCGACCCCGTGGTTCGATTCGAGACTAAACCTGGCGAACAGATGCAAGTCGATTTCACCACCATCACGCATTACGGCGTGCGTGTTAAAGCCTTCGTCGCAACGCTTGGTTATAGCAGAGCGACGTTCGTTCGCTTTTGTGAGCGAGAGCGTCAAGAAGACTGGGTTGAAGGTCTTGAAGAAGCGTTTGAATACTTCGGCGGCGTCCCTAAAGAAGTTCTGTTCGATAATGCGAAAGCCATCATGATAGAGCGTGATGCTTATGGTGAAGGTGAACACCGCTGGAATCCAGCACTGCTCACCGCCGCCAAGAAATACAACTTCAAACCAAGAGCGTGCCGTCCTTATCGCGCAAAGACCAAAGGGAAAGTGGAGCGATTTAACTCTTACTTGAAAAGCAGCTTTGTCACTCCGCTTGCTGCGACACTCAAACAACACGGACTTAAGGTCACCGTCGATGTTCTTAATGGACATATCGGCGCATGGTTAGAAACCGTCGCTCACCAACGAACCCACGGCACGACGGGTACAAAGCCTCAAACTCTCTTAGATGAAGAGCGCTTTATACTTCAGCCACTCCCATCGCCAACGCGCCCAGTCACAACGCTAACAATGAGTGATAATGTGGTGCCGCTGGAGAGCTTCCAGCACCCACTATCAACGTATGATGCACTGTTGGAGGTGCGACCATGAACCTTCAAATGAATCGTATCGAAGCTGCCTGTGCAACACTGAAGTTACAAGCTATAGGTCAGGAATGGCCAAGACTAGCAGAAGTCGCCAACAGTCGAGAGTTGAGTCTAGCCGACTACTTAGAGTCACTTCTAAACACTGAGCTTGAAGCGAGAGCTGAACGCACGCGAGCAACGCTAACTAAGTTCGCCAGCTTCCCTATGGAAAAAACGTTCGACGACTATGACTTCAAGTTCGCAACAGGCGCCCCAAGGAAGCAGCTCAAGGAGCTAACAGGGTTAGCGTTCATCGAGCGAAAGGAAAACGTAGTACTACTTGGTCCAAGTGGTGTCGGCAAGAGCCATCTTGCAGTGAGCCTTGGTCAAATAGCAGTACAAAAGGGCTTAAAGACACGGTTCATCACAGCAGCGGACTTAATGCTTCAACTGTCTACAGCGAAAGCTCAGGGCAAACTTGAAAGCTACTTGAGACGAAGCGTGCTT is drawn from uncultured Vibrio sp. and contains these coding sequences:
- the istA gene encoding IS21 family transposase gives rise to the protein MINQEQLVEIHVLHQQGCSIRRIAKDLGISRNTVRNYLRDRSKAPVYPERQSRPTKLQPYHDYLRTRIDAAKPYWIPATVLLRELKALGYKGGITMLKEHIKQYKPSTPIDPVVRFETKPGEQMQVDFTTITHYGVRVKAFVATLGYSRATFVRFCERERQEDWVEGLEEAFEYFGGVPKEVLFDNAKAIMIERDAYGEGEHRWNPALLTAAKKYNFKPRACRPYRAKTKGKVERFNSYLKSSFVTPLAATLKQHGLKVTVDVLNGHIGAWLETVAHQRTHGTTGTKPQTLLDEERFILQPLPSPTRPVTTLTMSDNVVPLESFQHPLSTYDALLEVRP
- the istB gene encoding IS21-like element helper ATPase IstB, with amino-acid sequence MNLQMNRIEAACATLKLQAIGQEWPRLAEVANSRELSLADYLESLLNTELEARAERTRATLTKFASFPMEKTFDDYDFKFATGAPRKQLKELTGLAFIERKENVVLLGPSGVGKSHLAVSLGQIAVQKGLKTRFITAADLMLQLSTAKAQGKLESYLRRSVLAPKLLIVDEIGYLPFGREEANLFFNVIAKRYEQGSIIVTSNLPFSQWSNAFADDTTLTAALLDRLLHHSHIVQISGESYRLRGKKAAGTIPTVLENLSESRS